One window of Xanthobacter dioxanivorans genomic DNA carries:
- a CDS encoding NYN domain-containing protein produces MAIDSAGTLALLIDGDNATPKIITGLLAEIANYGTASVKRIYGDWTKPNLNGWKECLLEHSIQPVQQFAYTTGKNATDGAMIIDAMDLLYTGRFSGFCIVSSDSDFARLAARIREQGVIVYGFGERKTPRPFITACDKFVYFDVLNTAGEQKEAEAVTAPKAAAAKPAPAKAALDRAALDMLAKAVTASADEDGRANLARVGAHLAKQSPDFDARNYGFPRLSDLVEASGIVEVERIGENPKIIMVRLKGGPTPRPAR; encoded by the coding sequence ATGGCAATAGACAGCGCCGGAACACTTGCGTTGCTGATCGACGGCGATAATGCCACCCCGAAAATCATAACCGGGCTGCTGGCTGAGATCGCCAACTATGGCACCGCCAGCGTCAAGCGCATCTATGGCGATTGGACCAAGCCGAACCTCAACGGCTGGAAAGAGTGCCTGCTGGAACACTCGATTCAGCCGGTCCAGCAATTCGCCTATACGACCGGGAAGAACGCAACGGACGGCGCGATGATTATCGACGCGATGGACTTGCTCTATACCGGCCGCTTCTCCGGTTTCTGCATCGTCTCAAGTGATAGCGACTTTGCCCGCCTGGCCGCGCGCATCCGTGAGCAAGGCGTCATCGTCTATGGGTTCGGGGAGCGCAAGACGCCCCGCCCCTTCATCACCGCTTGCGACAAGTTCGTCTATTTCGACGTGCTCAACACGGCCGGGGAACAGAAGGAAGCGGAAGCCGTCACCGCGCCTAAAGCGGCCGCCGCCAAGCCTGCACCGGCGAAAGCGGCACTCGATCGCGCTGCCCTCGACATGCTGGCGAAAGCTGTCACCGCCTCGGCCGACGAAGACGGCCGCGCTAATCTGGCCCGCGTCGGCGCGCACCTGGCGAAACAATCGCCGGATTTCGACGCCCGTAACTATGGCTTTCCCCGCCTCTCCGATCTGGTCGAGGCGTCGGGCATTGTCGAGGTCGAGCGCATTGGCGAAAATCCGAAAATTATCATGGTTCGCCTCAAGGGCGGGCCAACCCCTCGCCCCGCTAGATAG
- a CDS encoding type IV secretory system conjugative DNA transfer family protein, translated as MNQATLAWAAFKNMMRQAARDPLWAFLSLLALPFRIWKPLLGLLFILIITLFVVGFGGRFFLEQMGFGPGSVPFIALDLVTLLVLAAITFRLVTNPLIIHFGDMDGETHGSARFATDKETAALARADSGLLIGRDGKTGKLLRYDGPAHLLTMAPTRTGKGVGTIIPNLLTADRSVICIDPKGENAKIAGHARQTFGPVHVLDPFGVTGQPSAAFNPLDQLDPAGLDVAEDASTLADALVFDEPGMAGEAHWNEEAKALIAGLILHIAASEPRDRRNLATLREALTLAPEAFAALLKDMQASTAAGGLIARAANRHLGKSDREAAGVLSAAQRHTHFLDSPRMVAVLGRSDFRFANLKRRNASVFLVLPPDRLATYSRWLRLLVAQSLTDMARDPAKPAVPVLYLLDEFAALGHLAPVERAMGLMAGYGVQLWPILQDVHQLRATYGQRAGTFLSNAGVLQVFGVNDHDSARLVSDLLGQETVVFQTMSRALDSEKSGLSYGEQHTARPLLTPDEVRNLPQHVELLFLAGQRPIVAGKLAYYADAEFRGLFDQA; from the coding sequence ATGAATCAGGCGACGTTAGCCTGGGCCGCGTTCAAGAACATGATGCGGCAGGCTGCGCGTGATCCGCTATGGGCGTTCCTATCCCTGCTCGCCCTGCCCTTCCGCATCTGGAAACCGCTTCTCGGGCTTCTGTTCATCCTCATCATAACCCTGTTCGTGGTCGGCTTCGGCGGCCGGTTCTTCCTCGAACAAATGGGCTTCGGCCCCGGCTCGGTTCCCTTCATCGCGCTCGATCTCGTCACGCTGCTGGTGCTGGCCGCGATCACCTTCCGGCTCGTCACCAATCCGCTGATTATCCATTTCGGGGATATGGACGGCGAAACCCACGGCTCGGCCCGCTTCGCCACCGACAAGGAAACCGCCGCCCTTGCCCGCGCCGATTCCGGCCTGCTGATCGGCCGCGACGGCAAAACGGGAAAGCTCCTGCGCTATGACGGCCCGGCCCACCTGCTGACGATGGCCCCGACGCGCACCGGCAAAGGGGTGGGAACCATCATCCCTAACCTGCTCACGGCCGACCGCTCCGTGATCTGCATCGACCCCAAGGGCGAAAATGCCAAGATCGCCGGCCACGCCCGCCAGACCTTCGGCCCGGTCCACGTCCTCGACCCCTTCGGCGTCACCGGCCAGCCCTCGGCCGCCTTCAATCCTCTCGACCAGCTCGACCCGGCCGGCCTCGATGTCGCGGAAGATGCAAGCACCTTGGCCGACGCCCTCGTGTTCGATGAACCGGGCATGGCCGGCGAGGCGCATTGGAACGAGGAAGCCAAGGCGCTCATTGCCGGCCTGATCCTCCATATTGCCGCCAGCGAGCCGCGCGACAGGCGAAACCTCGCTACCCTGCGCGAAGCTCTCACCCTCGCCCCTGAAGCCTTCGCGGCGCTCCTGAAGGACATGCAGGCGTCAACGGCCGCCGGCGGCCTGATCGCCCGCGCCGCAAACCGCCACCTCGGCAAATCCGACCGGGAAGCGGCCGGCGTCCTCTCGGCCGCGCAGCGCCATACCCATTTCCTCGACAGCCCCCGCATGGTCGCGGTCCTCGGCCGATCCGATTTCCGCTTTGCCAATCTCAAGCGCCGCAACGCCTCGGTGTTCCTCGTCCTGCCGCCCGATCGCCTCGCCACCTATTCCCGCTGGCTGCGTCTGCTCGTCGCGCAAAGCCTGACCGACATGGCGCGCGACCCCGCCAAGCCGGCCGTGCCGGTCCTCTACCTGCTGGATGAGTTCGCCGCCCTCGGCCACCTCGCCCCCGTCGAGCGCGCAATGGGCCTCATGGCCGGCTATGGCGTCCAGCTCTGGCCGATCCTGCAAGACGTTCACCAGCTCCGCGCCACCTACGGGCAACGCGCCGGAACCTTCCTGTCAAACGCCGGCGTCCTACAGGTGTTCGGTGTCAACGATCACGACAGCGCCCGCCTCGTCTCCGATCTGCTCGGGCAGGAAACCGTGGTGTTCCAGACCATGAGCCGGGCGCTCGATTCCGAAAAATCCGGCCTCTCCTATGGCGAGCAACACACGGCCCGGCCGCTGCTGACCCCCGATGAGGTCCGCAACCTGCCGCAGCATGTCGAATTGCTGTTCCTCGCCGGGCAACGGCCGATCGTCGCCGGCAAGCTCGCCTATTACGCCGATGCAGAATTCCGGGGGCTGTTCGACCAAGCATAA
- a CDS encoding helix-turn-helix domain-containing protein encodes MSKTYKSEALAAVHEMMEGFYESGAIDKQTMREFDEGCLTTVEPLTPEEIRSIRERERISQPVFARYLNVSKGLVSDWERGVKKPGGPALRLLTVIQKRGLEAIA; translated from the coding sequence ATGAGCAAGACTTACAAGAGTGAAGCTCTGGCGGCCGTCCATGAGATGATGGAAGGCTTCTATGAGTCCGGCGCGATCGACAAGCAGACGATGCGCGAATTTGACGAGGGGTGTCTGACAACCGTTGAGCCGCTGACCCCCGAGGAAATCCGTTCTATTCGTGAGCGTGAGCGTATCTCGCAGCCTGTCTTTGCCCGCTATCTCAACGTGAGTAAGGGGCTGGTGTCAGATTGGGAACGTGGGGTGAAGAAGCCCGGCGGCCCGGCGCTGCGGCTGCTGACCGTTATTCAGAAAAGGGGCCTTGAGGCGATTGCCTGA
- a CDS encoding type II toxin-antitoxin system RelE/ParE family toxin, with product MRVFKNSRFHKFARKEKISDAMLCEAVERAERGQIDADLGAGLIKQRVARPGAGKSGGFRTLVFFRAETRAVFAFGFAKSDMANLDDAEEAYLKKAAKLVLGFADAQMDAEVAAGRMFEVNCDEQDLQE from the coding sequence GTGAGGGTTTTCAAAAACAGCCGGTTTCACAAGTTTGCCCGAAAGGAGAAAATCTCTGACGCGATGCTTTGTGAGGCTGTAGAGCGGGCTGAGCGCGGCCAGATCGACGCCGATCTAGGGGCCGGCCTTATCAAGCAACGAGTAGCGCGGCCCGGCGCTGGAAAGTCTGGCGGCTTCCGAACGCTGGTTTTCTTCCGCGCGGAGACGAGGGCGGTTTTCGCGTTCGGGTTTGCCAAGAGCGATATGGCGAACCTTGATGATGCGGAAGAAGCCTACTTGAAGAAGGCCGCAAAGCTGGTCTTGGGGTTTGCAGATGCGCAGATGGACGCGGAAGTTGCTGCGGGTCGAATGTTCGAGGTGAATTGCGATGAGCAAGACTTACAAGAGTGA
- a CDS encoding ribbon-helix-helix domain-containing protein has product MSKRPSLAASMKAVGAQTTPPVAPIAESAPAPTPDRAEGKRYHAATRAGMKRVTVVVEPEEHRRVKRLSADTDRSIEDLMREALADLLAKHSA; this is encoded by the coding sequence ATGTCGAAAAGACCGAGTTTAGCCGCGAGCATGAAGGCCGTGGGCGCGCAGACCACGCCGCCTGTTGCGCCTATCGCGGAATCCGCCCCCGCGCCGACCCCGGATCGTGCCGAGGGTAAGCGTTACCATGCCGCCACGCGGGCCGGAATGAAGCGGGTGACAGTCGTGGTCGAGCCGGAGGAACATCGCCGTGTTAAGCGGCTGTCAGCCGACACCGACCGCTCCATTGAAGACCTCATGCGCGAGGCGCTTGCTGACTTGCTGGCAAAACATAGTGCTTGA
- a CDS encoding nucleotide-binding protein, translated as MKTIAIVSQKGGAGKTTLALHLATAAEAAGLPAAIIDLDPQASAAGWGDSRQGEAPVVVALPHTRLPQGLQAATDGGAELVVIDTAPHSEAAAMAATRSSDMVLIPCRAGILDLRAIGSTAELVKLAQKPAFVVLNAVPPRATQLLADAREAVQVHGLEVAPVAFQQRAAFGHALTAGKTAPEYEPAGKASEEVSELLTWLRGQLLI; from the coding sequence ATGAAAACAATCGCCATAGTCAGCCAAAAAGGCGGGGCTGGAAAAACCACCCTCGCCTTGCACCTTGCTACGGCCGCCGAGGCGGCCGGGCTTCCCGCCGCTATCATCGACCTTGACCCCCAGGCAAGCGCCGCCGGATGGGGCGATAGCCGACAAGGTGAGGCCCCGGTTGTCGTCGCGCTTCCTCACACTCGTTTGCCGCAAGGCTTGCAGGCCGCGACCGATGGCGGGGCCGAGCTGGTCGTGATCGACACCGCGCCGCACTCGGAAGCGGCCGCAATGGCGGCAACGCGATCGTCCGACATGGTGTTGATCCCGTGCCGAGCCGGAATCCTCGATCTTCGCGCGATCGGAAGCACGGCCGAGCTGGTGAAACTCGCCCAAAAGCCGGCCTTTGTCGTTTTGAACGCCGTGCCGCCGCGTGCCACGCAGCTTCTGGCCGATGCGCGGGAAGCCGTTCAGGTTCACGGCTTGGAGGTTGCCCCCGTCGCCTTCCAGCAGCGGGCGGCTTTCGGACATGCGCTCACGGCCGGCAAAACCGCTCCGGAGTATGAGCCGGCCGGCAAAGCCAGCGAGGAAGTGTCCGAATTGCTGACCTGGCTTAGAGGCCAATTGCTGATTTGA
- a CDS encoding helix-turn-helix domain-containing protein: MSVHASFDLSVRFCTALVLIPVRRHSHIRGRSEGRIWRPTTRKDVQAILKAAEIYNEAGLHEKGERSGPLGSVALDVLRLFVNLIDFRTGRLEPSITTIMDRLGRSRDTIVRALKNLRAHGFIDWLRRYEPTGNEGRGPQVQQTSNAYRLSLPEKARQFLGRFGKAPPPPADHGQDQQAWSEAIDAYKTTLPLDERTQLDTGDSPLGKALVMLAKSVMKRESDNQTESPSDLYLRGQT; this comes from the coding sequence ATCTCGGTTCACGCTTCGTTCGACCTTAGCGTACGATTCTGCACAGCTCTTGTTCTGATCCCAGTTCGCCGGCATAGTCATATCCGGGGCCGATCGGAGGGCCGGATATGGCGGCCGACGACGCGCAAGGACGTTCAGGCAATCTTGAAGGCGGCCGAAATCTACAATGAGGCCGGCTTGCACGAGAAGGGCGAGCGAAGCGGCCCGCTAGGATCGGTGGCGCTCGACGTGCTGCGGCTGTTCGTCAATCTCATAGACTTCCGCACCGGCCGGTTAGAGCCGTCAATCACCACGATCATGGATCGGCTAGGCCGGTCGCGCGATACGATCGTGCGGGCGCTGAAGAACCTGCGGGCGCATGGTTTCATCGACTGGCTGCGGCGCTACGAGCCGACCGGCAACGAGGGGCGCGGCCCACAGGTCCAGCAGACGAGCAACGCCTATCGCCTGTCCTTGCCGGAAAAGGCCCGTCAGTTTCTCGGCAGGTTCGGCAAGGCCCCGCCCCCGCCTGCTGATCATGGACAGGATCAGCAGGCATGGAGCGAGGCAATCGACGCCTACAAGACCACCCTGCCCCTCGATGAGCGGACGCAGCTCGACACCGGCGATAGCCCGCTCGGTAAGGCCCTCGTGATGCTGGCAAAGAGTGTGATGAAACGTGAGTCCGATAACCAGACTGAATCCCCATCTGATCTTTATCTAAGAGGGCAAACATAA